The nucleotide sequence AAACCATAACatttctcaattaaaaaaaaagtgactcGAGTGCTTTGGGTGAAGGAAGCAGACAACATTACTAAACTATGGTGCATGTCTTTGGTAGAGGGTTAAGTGCCAAACTAATTATAGTTATACTTTTGCTTGCCTAtgtttcataataaaaaatatatttgtactTCTTTGTATAGACCACTTTTATAATTTGTACATAGTccattttttaatgttaaatttaTACATGtaattacaatttatttttgttattgagAGTTTGAACTATCATATCATGATGGTCTAATCTTTCACAATGTTGTAACTACATATTCGAATCTCAAAAGATATCATATTAAGTACTTGTTAGCACCACAAATAAGATTACCTCTAACACTAGAGGTaaatacaaaaaacaacaataatagttttaaatacaaaaatcatGTAAGAAATTGTTGTCCAACAATGAGGTAACGTGGTGTTCTTCCAAAAGTATGGGAGGTGTTAAAAGTGAGTCtatgaattttaatttctaaatcAAAAAATGGCACCCATATTTTAGGCCCATAATTTAATCCATCGAAAAATATATGAAACCCTAAAATCCATTTTACACAAAACCCTGCTTCATTTCTTTTGCATTTCATTCGAAAACGCCGTCAGCGTAAAGATGAAGGTTGTTGCTGCCTATTTGCTTGCTGTTCTTGGTGGCGACAACACCCCCTCCGCCAAAACCATCAAGGACATCCTCGGATCCGGTTCGTTTCGtcacttgtttttgtttttttcgttATTTATGTTGAATGTTTTTAGCTTATTATTTTTGTGTATAAAGATATTGTTATTGTAGTTATGTTTGTgtcaattaaattttaataatttatggaATTTGATAAATGggtttctttaaatttttatgcAGTAACATAAATTAGGGTTCTTTATTTGTGAAATTATTTACAACAAATGTATTTAAGGTTACAAAATCAAACTCTCACTAACTCATACACGAAGCAAAACACTTTGACATCGataattatttaagaaaatgacataactGAATGTATTTCACATGTGTCAGTTGTGTCGGTGTCCGACATTCACATGTGTTGGACACCGGAAACACCTTTGATTAGAAGTGCCGGTGTGCTACAGAGCTCACCACTGATCTGACATGACTTTGAACTCGTTGATTTGAAGCATATCTGACAGggaaattgttttttattttattattatgtacAGTTGGAGCAGACGCAGAAGATAATAGGATTGAGTCGTTTTTGTCTGAAATTAAGGGCAAAGATATAGCTGAGGTTATTGCTTCTGGTAGGGAAAAGTTGGCATCAGTTCCttctggtggtggtggtgtCGCTGTTGCTGCTGCACCTGCGAGTGGTGGTGCTGCTCCTGCAGCTGCTGAGGCAAAGAAAGAGGAGAAGgtagaggagaaagaagaatcTGATGACGTAAGTTCTTTTTCTGGGTTCATATTGCTTCTTTTATCATTTAGCTATTCTagttatgttgttatatgtaTGTCCTATAAATGGGTTTAAACTTGCATTTGGTTGGCAAGCCTAGTTTAATTAGATTTATGTGTTTTATACTGGAAAAGGTTCTTGATTTGTAGTTAGTTCAGCTTTGTTCAATCCCCTGTAGTCAATAGCAGCCGATGTAGCAGTGTCGCATAATTTAGCGGCCACTAGGCTTTATTCAAAACCCGGTTGCATTACGGTTTTAGTACCAGCTATAGCGGCTACATTGCGGTTTATATATATGCTGAGTTACTGTAAAGAATCAAGTATGCCCTCAACACTACTCTTGTAGTGGTTCCAACCAATCtttttagtcaatttaccctaaaacttttttctttttattggttttgaaaatggatCGTATGAACTGTGATTAATAGCTATGGAATATGTCTTTAATTTTGGTTATTCTTCTACTTTTGAGATCTTTTATGTGATTATGTGTATGGTATTATGGTATGTATGTTTTGTATTGTTTTGCTAAACTTTGATGTGGTGGTCGTACCATGCCCTGCTATGCTACAATAATGTTTTTTGGGTTGGCTGCCACACTACACTATCCGCCATTGTCTGCAAAGAATCACTCATAATATGATTGATGCACTTCGCtatttgtttttcaataattttgagTAGTTATGTATACTGTCTTGGCTTGAGATTTTTGTGCAAATTCTAAGTGtgtatgtaatttatttaatcTGAAATATTTCTGATTGTTTTATCTTCAACTTTTTTCTTGTGATGCAGGATATGGGTTTCAGTCTTTTTGATTAAGTCTACAGATGCTGAGTTTGTCGAAGTTTTGTTTGATAGATAATGGAGTGTGATTTCATTTCAATGATTAAAAACTAAGTTGGATGGATTCAGTTTGgtattttagtttcttaatgttaatgttatattttggTTATGACAGAGTAGTTTATTTCTTGTCTTACTTTTTCACCAGacattttgtttcttatttgaAGTGCTAAAGCAATAGAAATTGATAGATCCATCTAATTAAAATTTTCATCTATCATAGTTTTTAATGTAGTTCGATGCTATGCCCGTTGCCTTTGTCAACGTGAGCATTCTACAAACCAATGCTTGTACTGCATAAGCATTATGCTGCCTTCCCAACCTCACCATATTTATCAAGATTTGAGAGTCATTCAAGAATTAGATAAGCTCCAAGCCTAGTAACAGTCCCTACATTTCAACATGTAGCAAGTCACAACAATTGCCCCACCTTAGTAACATATCCTTCAATCGTCTTACCATTGTATTTGCAATATTGACGGCTTTTTGCGATTTATCTTCTTCTAGGCATTAGGTTCGCTCCACTGCTTGACATGAGTGACCTCTGTTATCCTGTAACATGTTGACCGTTATTAATGTCTGGAGAGAAATTGAATGATGTGCTCAGTAGCGCAGTTAGATCTCTAGAATCTCATTCAAACACAGTAGTGgtcggctacatgaatcaaataatCTAGTCCCACTTCTTCATCCATCAGTGGACGAAATGCCATTAGATTCACTTGAATTATCTACTACAAATTTAATCCTCTTgacatatattttttggttacaatccTCTTAACATATTTGCTATTGGCTATTAGTTCACCAGCTACCAAgcagaaaataataatttataatacaaAATTCGTATGCATGtatctaatataaaataatgtatATACAAAAGAATGTATCTATAGAAATGGAAATTTATTTCTATTGAATGGAAAAACACCTTGCCTGTTCGCTCTATCGTGATTTCACATGTGCCATGGCCATACCAAACTCACGAATGAAATCACGGTAGTTTATAATTTTGGGATCACATAACTAACTAGGTGCAAGATCGACGATTACGTTGTCGTATACTTTTAAAGAGAGAGGGGAAGAgagattagtaaaaaaaaaaaggacatgaTTATATATCTggacataaaaaaaatggattatgtattaaaagtgattttaacgTTTagtaatttataaattaacttttttctttttataggtagttttttgtgtttatttaccatgataaaaatagttttttttttctttaaaacaaaaaagtaattttttagtAACAAAAAAGCAAGTTACagatacaaaaattaatttttaagagaTGACATGTTACTCAACTTCTCATTTGATGAAGTTACTGGAATTTCTTTTCttagattgattttttttattttttaaatttgtatcaAACAGTGAAACATGTgaaatcttttaaaattgttttttttttcttgcaaatagaaaaaactaacaaactGTCTTAATAAATGAATCATATACTAAGGataaataacacaactcaatGATAtgtattttccaaattttatcatttgaagAGGTATGTGTATTCtttaaatgttaaataataCAACTcaatgatttcttaaaaaaataaaaataaataacacaacTAAATGATATAgtcaatttttaattaagacCTAAATCAAAATGATTCATTAAACTTTCTGAGACGTACAAATGTGTAAACAAAACACATTTTAAAAGAGGATTTTCGATGacattcttcttttctttcGCACGTCctttaaaatgttgattttaacatatttaaattCTATAATTTGAAACTTTAATAAGACAcattttagattataaaattcataGGGGATAAAATGAACATTTTGGAAGGAGTCTtgtaaaaaatgaagttttatacACATGCATTTACAATTTTAACCTGAACATAATTTTGTAATTGCAAAATTGACGAAACCCTAGTTTCAGTCTCTCTACCACTCGGCACACACTCTCTTTCTCAACGCTTCCACTGTTTCGATTTCTCTCTCTGTATGATTTCTCCAGGTTCAtcattcatcttctttttcttcttcttcattttatttgttccatttttcgttgaaattgattaattcattttcaattttgttgcTATTAGGTTAACAAAGCTTGCTTGAAATCTTCCAGATTAGCGAAACTCTTTGCAGGTTCGTCATTTTCTGTTTCTTTCTAATATGTACTTCTTTGGTTATTTTTTATGCAATGGTAAAAATTTCTGTGTTTAAAGAAGCTGTTTTTATTCTTCTTCGCCTCAACTGATTTTGATTGCTATAGAATGAGCGTATTATATTGTATAACGACCTCCGTAGCACCAACTCTTCTGATCAAAGACAAGTCCCATGTTCAATacggacacgacactgacacttgtgattacattcaattatgtcattttaaaaaaaataaaattagtagtGGTGTCATCGAgtcagtgtcgtgtccggtgtctcTGTTAGTGCTTCATAAATAATGACTGTATTCAATATAGCTGCATAAATGTTGTCATATATTTTCCTTTGCTTGCTTAGTCTAGTTGAAGTTGTGATTTGTGAGAGTGTTTTTGCTTATGAGGCTATGAAGGACAAACACCGTACACGACACTAACACGTCGATACCAGTGGTAatttgaatagaaaaatgaCCGAATTGAATTTAATCACATGTGTTGTGTTGGATAAGGACACATGTTGGACACCAAACACGCTTTAAACAAGAATTATCGGTGCTACAAAGGtgttcttgcatttttatttgcCAGAATTGATCTAGAATAAAGTTCCATATGATGAGTGTTCTTGCATTTTAGACACTATATAATGCATTATTCCAAAGCTACCAACTTTCTCTCACCATATAGAACTAGAAGAGTAGCATGGACTGTGATTGTACCTATGTTATGTTATGGACTAAAAACTAGCCACATGCTTTTCGTGGTCATTCTTTCCTATT is from Medicago truncatula cultivar Jemalong A17 chromosome 1, MtrunA17r5.0-ANR, whole genome shotgun sequence and encodes:
- the LOC25483860 gene encoding 60S acidic ribosomal protein P2-4 — its product is MKVVAAYLLAVLGGDNTPSAKTIKDILGSVGADAEDNRIESFLSEIKGKDIAEVIASGREKLASVPSGGGGVAVAAAPASGGAAPAAAEAKKEEKVEEKEESDDDMGFSLFD